One part of the Microlunatus elymi genome encodes these proteins:
- a CDS encoding IS256 family transposase has product MNPRRDCNFNGVTPETKETPVTDVTSRDVAAADGQELSASDQQLVRELTDRARANGLQLTGQGGLLGRLTKMIVEGALEGEMDDHLGYAKHDPVGRDGGNSRNGYRAKTLLTEAGPVDVSVPRDRDGSFEPTIVAKRQRRLSGVEDLVISLSAKGLTTGEISAHLAEVYGAEVSKQTISTITDRVMEGLAAWQSRPLDPVYAVLFIDAIQVKIREGEVCNRPIYLALGVTADGERDVLGLWAGEHGDGEGAKYWLRVLTEIKNRGTNDVCMLVCDGLTGLPDAVSAVWDKTIVQTCIVHLLRNSFKYASKKDWGSVAKDLKPVYTAASEAEALDRFADFSSKWEKRYPAIIRLWTNAWAEFVPFLQFDREIRTVICTTNAIESINARLRRAVNARGHFPTEQAALKCLYLAIMSLDPTGRGRKRWTNRWKAALNAFDITFDGRLSAGRN; this is encoded by the coding sequence ATGAATCCGCGTAGGGACTGTAATTTTAACGGTGTAACTCCTGAGACGAAGGAGACACCTGTGACTGACGTGACGAGTAGGGATGTGGCTGCTGCTGACGGGCAGGAGCTGTCGGCCAGCGATCAGCAGCTGGTGCGCGAGCTGACCGATCGGGCCCGGGCCAACGGGTTGCAGCTGACCGGTCAGGGCGGCTTGCTGGGCCGGCTGACGAAGATGATCGTCGAGGGCGCCCTGGAGGGTGAGATGGATGATCACCTGGGGTATGCCAAGCATGATCCGGTCGGCCGGGACGGCGGTAACTCCCGCAACGGCTACCGGGCCAAGACGCTGTTGACCGAAGCCGGGCCGGTTGATGTTTCGGTGCCGCGGGACCGGGACGGCAGTTTCGAGCCGACGATCGTGGCGAAGCGGCAGCGGCGACTGTCTGGGGTGGAGGACCTAGTGATCTCGCTGTCGGCGAAGGGACTCACGACCGGGGAGATTTCGGCGCACCTCGCCGAGGTGTATGGGGCGGAGGTGTCGAAACAGACGATCTCGACGATCACCGACCGGGTGATGGAGGGGCTGGCCGCCTGGCAGTCTCGTCCGTTGGACCCGGTGTATGCGGTGCTGTTCATCGACGCGATCCAGGTCAAGATCCGGGAGGGTGAGGTCTGCAACCGGCCGATCTACCTGGCCCTGGGTGTCACCGCCGACGGTGAGCGTGACGTGCTCGGCCTGTGGGCCGGTGAGCACGGCGACGGGGAAGGTGCCAAGTACTGGCTGCGAGTGCTGACCGAGATCAAGAATCGTGGCACCAACGATGTGTGCATGCTGGTCTGCGACGGGCTGACCGGACTCCCTGACGCGGTGTCGGCGGTGTGGGACAAGACGATCGTGCAGACCTGCATCGTGCATCTGCTGCGGAACTCGTTCAAATACGCCTCGAAGAAGGACTGGGGGTCGGTCGCCAAGGACCTGAAACCGGTGTATACCGCCGCCTCCGAGGCCGAAGCGCTGGACCGGTTCGCCGACTTCAGCTCCAAGTGGGAGAAGCGTTACCCGGCGATCATCCGGCTGTGGACCAACGCTTGGGCAGAGTTCGTCCCATTCCTGCAGTTCGACCGCGAAATCCGCACCGTGATCTGCACGACGAATGCGATCGAGTCGATCAACGCCCGACTCCGGCGAGCGGTCAATGCCCGCGGTCATTTCCCCACCGAGCAGGCAGCGCTGAAGTGCCTGTACCTGGCGATCATGAGTCTCGATCCGACCGGCCGAGGACGCAAACGCTGGACCAACCGATGGAAGGCAGCACTCAACGCCTTCGACATCACCTTCGACGGACGCCTATCCGCCGGACGCAACTAA
- a CDS encoding CDP-glycerol glycerophosphotransferase family protein produces MTQAGDGPTSRVLRRATASASGTAVIAALLAASAWSGIALGTTVGRWSAVLLLVLGLAGLAFRFPRQAAAEDPPEAIYPTGRLGSLLRVRNGLGGLGRFAGSRMLAAAAVVGSWTTSRSRGAGSAWFGTQWTGALWIGVGIAVLICTIAIEPFLVRLLRLPAPYARGLPGQPRLPERTASAWLIAPISLLVTALVAVLGAAGSPGWIGLLVAVAGVLPAGALVRQVRARRRVAARLQRNLADAVADYRPEFVLYTARPDDASYQLIMWLPYLARAGRRFLIVTRNELPAEAIARHLDGSLADVPVVCCRGVAELDLIMTESLRAAFYVNASSGNGALIRYHQLTHVYLGHGDSEKPPSYNPTHAMYDRIFTAGPAANRRYAAHGVLIDKSKFRVVGRPQVEVVRQPDPERIAERLAGAPPVILYAPTWRGHVSETALSSLDRAEAIVGALLARGARVIFRPHPFSYADEADTAIIRRVQAMLSADAADAANGSGHRYGPAAETELDALGCMNLADVMISDVSAVVSDFLFSGKPLAMIAPASSKAAADDLEQFVADYPVARAAYLIDHDLDRLPAALDELLLPAGDRLTEVRAEVRADYLGDFPVDGYADTFVDAVRAACDNPPPSIAEPAESDDGSTGVSRDTIRRNLDSLARTMISGVAAVAALTAALGGHGWVGLAAALIAALVAIPTLWQQSEGPAGTPLDGPRMILLLAAGAALGTQHDAGIAAVVTTVILIALALEVAVREGWEYPGVIADGLPELTVPATSPWLHRLSIGSILLSLLGFLLATVGDLLPGTVSVFDGLWALAAAAYLILIIIALRSARARLRAAVLAEASVLDVLRRRAPEFCVYFGSGIGAGYQVGMWLPYFIRIGRPFVIITRSLPMLTEIAALTRGTGVPVLYRPTLRSLEDVVVPSMKVAFYVNNAVRNTHLIERRELTHVWLNHGDSEKPACFNPVHAIYDKIFAAGQAAVDRYARHNVTIPAEKFMIVGRPQTEVIKTADAAARPSGQQTVLYAPTWQGPYADSRVYSLPQGQSIVAELLRRGVRVIFRAHPFNYRFAGDRQLIERISRMLEEDRRASGRQHLWGAEAEQQMSVEDCFNASDAMITDVSAVISDYLASGKPFAVVAVGRTEDELIAEAPAAAAGYPIAEDLGDLDDALDQLLITDPKGAERQQMRRYYLGDFAPGHAADGFLAGAAELLGDRVRT; encoded by the coding sequence ATGACCCAGGCCGGGGACGGTCCGACCAGCCGCGTGCTGCGCCGGGCAACTGCTTCGGCGTCGGGGACCGCGGTGATCGCGGCACTGCTGGCGGCCTCCGCCTGGTCGGGCATCGCCCTCGGTACGACGGTCGGCCGCTGGTCGGCGGTGCTGTTGCTGGTGCTCGGGCTCGCTGGGCTGGCGTTCCGGTTCCCGCGGCAAGCCGCCGCCGAGGATCCGCCGGAGGCGATCTATCCGACCGGCCGGCTCGGGTCGCTGCTCCGGGTGCGGAACGGGCTCGGCGGACTGGGCCGGTTCGCCGGCTCGCGGATGCTGGCGGCCGCGGCGGTGGTCGGATCGTGGACGACCAGCCGGAGTCGTGGTGCGGGGTCGGCCTGGTTCGGGACGCAGTGGACCGGAGCCCTCTGGATCGGGGTCGGCATCGCGGTCTTGATCTGCACGATCGCGATCGAACCGTTTTTGGTCCGGCTGCTGCGGCTGCCGGCGCCCTACGCCCGCGGTCTGCCGGGGCAGCCCCGACTGCCCGAGCGGACCGCTTCGGCCTGGCTGATCGCACCGATCTCGCTGCTGGTCACCGCACTGGTCGCGGTGCTCGGCGCGGCCGGATCGCCCGGCTGGATCGGCCTGCTGGTCGCGGTCGCCGGCGTGCTGCCCGCCGGCGCACTGGTCCGCCAGGTCCGGGCTCGTCGCCGGGTGGCGGCTCGGCTCCAGCGCAACCTGGCCGACGCGGTCGCCGACTACCGGCCGGAGTTCGTGCTCTACACCGCTCGTCCCGACGACGCCTCGTACCAGCTGATCATGTGGCTGCCGTATCTGGCCCGGGCCGGGCGCAGGTTCTTGATCGTCACCCGCAACGAGTTGCCGGCCGAGGCGATCGCCCGGCACCTCGACGGCTCGCTCGCCGACGTGCCGGTGGTGTGTTGCCGCGGCGTCGCCGAGCTGGATCTGATCATGACCGAGTCGCTGCGGGCCGCGTTCTACGTCAACGCGTCGTCGGGCAACGGGGCGCTGATCCGCTATCACCAGCTGACCCACGTCTATCTCGGCCACGGCGACTCGGAGAAGCCGCCGTCCTACAACCCGACGCACGCGATGTACGACCGGATCTTCACCGCCGGGCCGGCCGCCAACCGGCGCTACGCGGCGCACGGGGTGCTGATCGACAAGAGCAAATTCCGGGTGGTCGGCCGGCCGCAGGTCGAGGTGGTCCGGCAGCCGGATCCGGAACGGATCGCCGAGCGGCTGGCTGGGGCGCCGCCGGTGATCTTGTACGCGCCGACCTGGCGTGGGCACGTCAGCGAGACCGCACTGAGCTCGCTGGATCGAGCCGAGGCAATTGTCGGCGCGCTGCTGGCGCGTGGGGCGCGGGTGATTTTCAGGCCGCATCCGTTCAGCTACGCCGACGAGGCCGACACGGCGATCATCCGCCGCGTGCAGGCGATGCTCTCCGCTGACGCCGCTGACGCCGCTAACGGTTCCGGGCACCGCTACGGGCCGGCCGCGGAGACCGAGCTGGACGCCTTGGGCTGCATGAATCTGGCCGACGTGATGATCAGCGACGTGTCCGCGGTGGTGTCGGACTTCCTGTTCTCCGGCAAGCCGTTGGCGATGATCGCTCCGGCCTCGTCGAAAGCCGCGGCCGATGATCTCGAGCAGTTCGTCGCCGACTATCCGGTGGCCCGGGCCGCGTACCTGATCGATCACGATCTTGACCGGCTGCCCGCGGCGCTGGACGAATTGCTGCTGCCGGCCGGCGATCGGCTGACCGAGGTACGAGCCGAGGTGCGGGCCGACTACCTCGGCGACTTCCCGGTCGACGGTTACGCCGACACCTTCGTCGACGCGGTCCGCGCGGCCTGTGACAACCCGCCGCCGTCGATCGCGGAGCCGGCCGAGTCCGACGACGGGTCGACCGGGGTCAGCCGGGACACCATCCGGCGCAACCTGGACAGCCTGGCTCGGACCATGATCAGCGGCGTCGCCGCGGTTGCGGCGCTGACCGCCGCACTGGGCGGCCACGGCTGGGTCGGCTTGGCCGCCGCACTGATCGCCGCCCTGGTAGCGATTCCGACCCTGTGGCAGCAATCCGAGGGGCCTGCCGGCACACCCTTGGACGGGCCACGGATGATCTTGCTGCTGGCCGCCGGCGCGGCGCTGGGCACCCAGCACGATGCCGGTATCGCCGCAGTCGTCACGACGGTGATCTTGATCGCACTGGCGCTGGAGGTCGCCGTCCGGGAGGGCTGGGAGTATCCGGGGGTGATCGCCGACGGGCTGCCGGAGCTGACCGTGCCGGCCACGTCGCCCTGGCTGCACCGGCTGTCCATCGGATCGATTCTGCTGTCCCTGTTGGGTTTCCTGCTGGCCACGGTCGGCGATCTGCTGCCGGGGACCGTTTCGGTGTTCGACGGGTTGTGGGCCCTCGCCGCGGCGGCGTACCTGATCTTGATCATCATCGCGCTCCGGTCGGCGCGGGCCCGGCTGCGGGCGGCGGTGCTGGCAGAGGCGTCGGTTCTGGACGTGTTGCGGCGTCGGGCGCCCGAATTCTGCGTTTACTTCGGCTCCGGGATCGGGGCCGGTTATCAGGTGGGCATGTGGCTGCCGTACTTCATCCGGATCGGCCGGCCGTTCGTGATCATCACCCGTTCGTTGCCGATGCTGACCGAGATCGCCGCGCTGACCCGGGGGACCGGGGTGCCGGTGTTGTATCGGCCGACCCTGCGCAGCCTGGAGGACGTGGTGGTGCCGAGCATGAAGGTCGCGTTCTACGTCAACAACGCGGTCCGGAACACCCATCTGATCGAACGCCGCGAACTCACCCACGTTTGGCTCAATCACGGCGACTCGGAGAAGCCGGCCTGTTTCAACCCGGTGCATGCCATCTACGACAAGATCTTCGCCGCCGGGCAGGCTGCCGTCGACCGGTACGCCCGGCACAACGTGACCATCCCGGCGGAGAAGTTCATGATCGTCGGACGGCCGCAGACCGAGGTGATCAAGACCGCGGACGCCGCGGCTCGGCCGAGTGGGCAGCAGACCGTGCTGTACGCGCCGACCTGGCAGGGACCGTACGCGGACAGCCGGGTCTACTCGTTGCCGCAGGGGCAGAGCATCGTCGCCGAGCTGCTGCGCCGCGGCGTTCGGGTGATCTTTCGTGCGCATCCGTTCAACTACCGATTCGCCGGCGACCGGCAGCTGATCGAGCGGATCTCGCGGATGCTGGAGGAGGACCGCCGGGCGAGTGGGCGGCAGCATCTGTGGGGCGCGGAGGCTGAGCAGCAGATGAGTGTCGAGGACTGCTTCAACGCGTCCGATGCGATGATCACCGACGTGTCGGCGGTGATCTCCGACTATCTTGCCTCAGGTAAGCCGTTCGCCGTGGTTGCCGTCGGACGGACCGAAGACGAGTTGATCGCGGAGGCTCCGGCAGCCGCGGCAGGCTATCCGATCGCCGAGGACCTCGGCGATCTGGACGACGCGTTGGACCAGTTGTTGATCACCGATCCGAAGGGCGCCGAACGGCAACAGATGCGACGTTATTACCTGGGCGATTTCGCGCCCGGCCATGCTGCGGACGGCTTCCTGGCCGGGGCCGCCGAACTGCTCGGCGATCGGGTCCGGACATGA
- a CDS encoding bifunctional glycosyltransferase/CDP-glycerol:glycerophosphate glycerophosphotransferase: MLADARKQSRQLARRLSKRLPASAQRGARNGWRRLRPYAKRVFYSRPASPLVSIVIPIYNVERYLPACLDSVLSQSYPHLQVIVVDDGSPDDSYEVARGYADSDRRVQIVRQPNAGLGAARNTGARHARGTFLMFMDSDDVLRPDAIRTYVRTLRQTGSDFAVGSYDRLNSNQTWPAAWWIRSAHRFSRLRTNLVESPDICVNAVAWSKFYRRSFYDEHGFAFPEGVLYEDQALSARVYATARQFDILAKITYGWRVREDRSSITQQSTDVADLRARLHAAENSLAELAAPELEEVRQVRLAQYLSNDFPLSIKTAQHADDAFWELLTDGLKRLTADAGPEVWRRVSAQHRVAIRLVIEGHRDAVIDFIGLGHNNPKNIPSLVADGNVYLQVPARRLLGLGPTDPLLALAEHQLGLVSSIRRAHWDADHRFHIEGWAYIDNVDLAQCDTATTITAIERNTGFELDLDVELRPSIEVTQSTKHRFAHYEPSWFHAVLDLPAAIERWRAEAAPNGENPTGAGSDWQLRVTVASGGLTRTGTLAAPDPGGSAGRLQADFLPDGQRVEVTYSGKTGLLLAARRPACTLHEVALNGRRLALSVVADEDFRPHQVEVRQADGGQVARGRLTAGQDGVARTELTLPPARPSRATDGGPIWEVSALTVDGSRSPIHWPPGVAQPSSTAAPILESDRFGALVVNDRPVVVRVDRAVVTAAGLQIGGRVHGTSAAGLSLRLLGPKASAEAEITEQEGNRFAATIQLQADPWALGRLPLPMGDYVLMATRDSTAQAAVTTEPIADTAVQVDAALVSRLPVEFRTDRLRGQLRIDRSLSLGLRLVPPLADGEVGARNQQRLQDELRNRLTDTTFEPGAVLLRSYYGEICGCNPRALHEYLHNHPETPGSPYKIYWAIKDYSVHVPDGGIPVLHDSTEWYRLLHDAQYYMDNMHQPLYHKKPAHQTQIQTFHGYPFKQMGLSHWTSQGRDIAHIQSYLDRAADWDYLISPATYGTGPLAHEFGYPHKPLEIGYPRNDIFFSPHKNTITTTTRQRLGIQPHQTAILYAPTFRDALSLDDNTAAMVDHLDLNQLTTELGPNYVILVRGHAFNARLPQRINTHTTTGHHTIIDVTDYPDIAELCLASDAAILDYSSLRFDYALTGKPMIFMVPDLHQYQNETRGSLWRYEPTAPGPLATTTTDIIKNIHNLQQTHHNYTNAYQTFHRDFLDLDDGNATQRLTQTIFGPSPDTVS, from the coding sequence GTGTTGGCAGATGCCCGGAAGCAGTCCCGTCAGCTCGCCCGTCGGCTGAGCAAGCGGCTGCCCGCATCGGCGCAACGGGGGGCGCGCAACGGCTGGCGGCGGCTGCGGCCGTACGCCAAGCGGGTGTTCTACTCCCGGCCGGCGTCTCCCCTGGTGAGCATCGTCATCCCGATCTACAACGTCGAGCGTTATCTGCCGGCCTGCCTGGACAGCGTGCTGTCCCAGTCCTATCCACATCTGCAGGTGATCGTGGTCGACGACGGGTCGCCGGACGACTCGTACGAGGTCGCTCGTGGCTACGCCGATAGCGACCGGCGGGTCCAGATCGTCCGCCAGCCCAATGCCGGTCTCGGCGCCGCGCGGAACACCGGTGCCCGGCACGCCCGCGGCACCTTTTTGATGTTCATGGACTCCGACGACGTGCTCCGGCCGGACGCGATCCGGACCTACGTCCGGACGCTGCGCCAGACCGGTTCGGATTTCGCGGTCGGCTCGTACGACCGGCTGAACTCCAACCAGACCTGGCCGGCCGCCTGGTGGATCCGTTCGGCGCACCGCTTCTCCCGACTGCGGACCAACCTGGTCGAGTCCCCCGACATCTGCGTGAACGCGGTGGCCTGGAGCAAGTTCTACCGGCGCAGCTTCTACGACGAGCACGGCTTCGCCTTCCCCGAAGGCGTGCTGTACGAGGATCAGGCGCTGTCCGCTCGGGTGTACGCGACCGCACGGCAGTTCGACATCCTGGCCAAGATCACCTACGGCTGGCGGGTCCGGGAGGATCGCAGCTCGATCACCCAGCAGTCCACCGACGTCGCCGATCTCCGAGCCCGGCTGCATGCCGCCGAGAACTCACTGGCCGAGTTGGCCGCCCCCGAACTGGAGGAGGTCCGGCAGGTCCGGCTGGCGCAGTATCTGAGCAACGACTTCCCGCTCAGCATCAAGACCGCCCAGCACGCCGACGACGCGTTCTGGGAACTGCTCACCGACGGTCTGAAGCGGCTCACCGCCGATGCGGGGCCGGAGGTCTGGCGCCGGGTCTCGGCCCAACACCGGGTGGCGATCAGGCTGGTGATCGAGGGGCACCGGGACGCGGTGATCGACTTCATCGGACTCGGCCACAACAATCCGAAGAACATCCCGTCCCTGGTCGCCGACGGCAACGTCTATCTGCAGGTACCGGCCCGCCGGCTGCTCGGGCTGGGGCCGACCGACCCGCTGCTGGCGCTCGCCGAACATCAGCTCGGCCTGGTGTCCAGCATCCGCCGCGCCCACTGGGACGCCGACCACCGCTTCCACATCGAGGGCTGGGCCTACATCGACAACGTCGACCTGGCCCAGTGCGACACCGCGACCACGATCACCGCGATCGAACGCAACACCGGATTCGAGCTGGACCTGGACGTCGAGCTGCGGCCGTCGATCGAGGTCACCCAATCGACCAAGCACCGCTTCGCCCACTACGAGCCGTCCTGGTTCCACGCCGTGCTCGATCTGCCCGCCGCGATCGAGCGTTGGCGGGCCGAGGCCGCACCGAACGGCGAGAATCCCACCGGCGCCGGATCCGATTGGCAGCTCCGGGTGACCGTCGCCTCCGGCGGGCTCACCCGCACCGGCACCTTGGCCGCGCCCGACCCGGGTGGTTCGGCGGGCCGGCTGCAGGCCGACTTCCTGCCCGACGGTCAGCGGGTCGAGGTGACCTACTCCGGCAAGACCGGACTGCTGCTCGCCGCACGACGTCCGGCGTGCACCCTGCACGAGGTCGCACTCAACGGTCGGCGCCTCGCCCTGTCGGTGGTTGCCGACGAGGATTTCCGGCCCCATCAGGTCGAGGTCCGGCAGGCGGACGGCGGCCAGGTGGCTCGCGGCCGGTTGACGGCGGGCCAGGACGGGGTGGCGCGAACGGAGCTGACGCTGCCGCCGGCACGTCCGAGCCGAGCAACCGATGGCGGGCCGATCTGGGAGGTCTCGGCGCTGACGGTGGACGGATCCCGGAGTCCGATCCACTGGCCGCCCGGCGTAGCGCAGCCGTCGTCGACTGCTGCACCGATCCTCGAATCCGATCGATTCGGTGCCTTGGTCGTGAACGACCGACCGGTCGTGGTCCGGGTGGATCGTGCCGTGGTCACCGCTGCCGGGCTGCAGATCGGTGGCAGGGTGCACGGCACGAGCGCGGCCGGCCTGAGCCTGCGGTTGCTCGGCCCGAAGGCGTCTGCGGAGGCCGAGATCACCGAGCAGGAAGGCAACCGGTTCGCGGCAACCATCCAGTTGCAGGCGGACCCGTGGGCGCTGGGACGGCTGCCGCTGCCGATGGGCGACTACGTCCTGATGGCCACCCGGGATTCAACGGCACAAGCCGCCGTGACAACCGAGCCGATCGCCGATACGGCGGTACAGGTGGACGCGGCGCTGGTCAGCCGGTTGCCGGTTGAATTTCGCACCGATCGGCTCCGGGGACAGCTTCGAATCGACAGGTCACTATCGCTCGGCCTGCGCCTGGTTCCGCCGTTGGCCGATGGTGAGGTCGGTGCCCGTAACCAGCAGCGACTGCAGGACGAACTTCGGAACCGGTTGACCGACACCACGTTCGAGCCGGGCGCGGTGCTCTTACGTTCCTACTACGGCGAAATCTGCGGCTGCAACCCCCGCGCACTCCACGAATACCTCCACAACCACCCAGAAACCCCCGGCAGCCCCTACAAAATCTATTGGGCCATAAAAGACTACTCAGTCCACGTACCCGACGGCGGCATTCCCGTACTCCACGACAGCACCGAATGGTACCGACTCCTCCACGACGCCCAGTACTACATGGACAACATGCACCAACCCCTCTACCACAAAAAACCAGCCCACCAAACCCAAATCCAAACCTTCCACGGCTACCCATTCAAACAAATGGGCCTCTCCCACTGGACCAGCCAAGGCCGCGACATCGCCCACATCCAGTCCTACCTCGACCGCGCCGCCGACTGGGACTACCTCATCTCCCCCGCCACCTACGGCACCGGACCCCTGGCCCACGAATTCGGCTACCCCCACAAACCCCTCGAAATCGGCTACCCCCGCAACGACATCTTCTTCTCACCCCACAAAAACACCATCACCACCACCACCCGCCAACGACTCGGCATCCAACCCCACCAAACCGCAATCCTCTACGCCCCCACCTTCCGCGACGCCCTCAGCCTCGACGACAACACCGCCGCCATGGTCGACCACCTCGACCTCAACCAACTCACCACCGAACTCGGCCCCAACTACGTCATCCTCGTCCGCGGCCACGCCTTCAACGCCCGACTCCCCCAACGCATCAACACCCACACCACCACCGGACACCACACCATCATCGACGTCACCGACTACCCCGACATCGCCGAACTCTGCCTCGCCTCCGACGCCGCAATCCTCGACTACTCCTCCCTCCGATTCGACTACGCCCTCACCGGCAAACCCATGATCTTCATGGTCCCCGACCTCCACCAATACCAAAACGAAACCCGCGGCTCCCTCTGGCGCTACGAACCCACCGCCCCCGGACCCCTAGCCACCACCACCACCGACATCATCAAAAACATCCACAACCTCCAACAAACCCACCACAACTACACCAACGCCTACCAAACATTCCACCGCGACTTCCTCGACCTCGACGACGGAAACGCCACCCAACGACTCACCCAAACAATCTTCGGACCGTCACCGGATACGGTTTCATGA